From Anopheles coluzzii chromosome 3, AcolN3, whole genome shotgun sequence, the proteins below share one genomic window:
- the LOC120957988 gene encoding geranylgeranyl transferase type-1 subunit beta — protein sequence MDNNIEGEEVEFRKHAKYFIRFLHTLPGRLASHDSTRVTIAFFAVSGLDVLDSLHMLTDTFQQDICNWIYKLQVVPKPGERGYGGIQGSSTFDVIGTPDSCGLQLYRWGHLAITYTGIAVLVALGDDLSRLNRRAIIEGVAAVQREDGSFSATIEGSEQDMRFVYCAAAICAMLNDWGRVDRKKMADYILKSIRYDYGISQHYEMESHGGTTFCAIAALELSGQLHLLSADTRDKIIRWLVFRQQDGFQGRPNKPVDTCYSFWIAATLKILHAFELTSFQANRDYVLSTQDPTVGGFSKWPQAYTDPFHSYFGLCGLSFLNEPGLQEVMPSLNISMRAYRRLQELQRNWTLLEEGLAAGNGEVTVHIE from the exons CGCACGATTCCACTCG AGTAACCATAGCCTTCTTTGCTGTCAGCGGGCTGGACGTGCTGGACTCGCTGCACATGCTGACCGACACCTTCCAGCAGGACATTTGCAACTGGATCTACAAGCTGCAGGTGGTGCCGAAACCGGGCGAACGGGGGTACGGTGGCATCCAGGGGTCCAGCACGTTCGATGTGATCGGTACGCCCGACTCCTGCGGGCTGCAGCTCTACCGGTGGGGCCATCTCGCCATCACGTACACGGGTATTGCCGTGCTGGTGGCGCTCGGGGACGATTTGTCGCGCCTCAATCGGCGGGCCATCATCGAGGGTGTGGCTGCGGTGCAGCGGGAAGACGGTAGCTTCAGTGCGACGATCGAGGGCAGCGAACAGGATATGCGGTTCGTGTACTGTGCGGCGGCGATCTGTGCCATGCTGAACGATTGGGGCCGTGTCGATCGCAAAAAGATGGCCGACTACATACTCAAAAGCATC CGCTACGATTACGGCATTAGCCAGCACTACGAGATGGAATCGCACGGCGGCACCACGTTTTGTGCGATCGCGGCCCTGGAGCTGAGCGGCCAGCTGCACCTCCTTTCGGCCGACACGCGGGACAAGATCATCCGGTGGCTGGTGTTTCGCCAGCAGGACGGGTTCCAGGGCCGGCCGAACAAACCGGTCGACACGTGCTACTCGTTCTGGATAGCGGCCACGCTCAAGATACTGCACGCGTTCGAGCTGACCAGCTTCCAGGCCAACCGGGACTACGTGCTGTCGACGCAGGACCCGACGGTCGGCGGGTTTTCCAAGTGGCCCCAGGCCTACACCGACCCGTTCCACTCGTACTTTGGGCTGTGCGGGCTGAGCTTCCTGAACGAGCCGGGCCTGCAGGAGGTGATGCCGAGCTTAAACATATCGATGCGTGCCTACCGACGGTTGCAGGAGCTGCAGCGCAACTGGACGCTGCTGGAGGAGGGACTGGCCGCCGGCAATGGGGAGGTTACCGTGCACATAGAGTAG
- the LOC120957985 gene encoding CD109 antigen yields MKASKHPTTRGSDARTTPLLLLLCLFIASQANLLVQAQQSQPQSNDVNRYNPQDPFGGRQQYNPQYPSSQYDPNTRTNQGLPPSQSSGTNYQRDYYGNNAVNGNNQDSNSIDSNRFGQDNRNVVLQSTTPRDYFNRQTTPPFRTRTSNRNPFSNNDYAAGNSFSQGITYFIVASKMVRPGQVYKVAVSVLESHLPLTVRTSISRDGVELSSETKPITVGVPETMLMRVPPTSVVGEYKLRVEGSYDKNFGGYVFANETKLIFSQRSMTIFVQTDKPVYMQGETVRFRAIPITTELKGFDKEMNVYMLDPAGHIMRRWLSRQSNQGSVSLQYQLSDQPVFGEWKIRIEAQGQIEEARFNVEEYYQTRFEVNVTMPAFFFNTDRYIYGRIMANFTNGTPVKGNLTLKATIRPIGFFNPEAINQMNRVGNLGRLTNLNQNVPYYLQKTNPDLLNQYNPQNSFSSQIGGRDQGGYDGVGQGYDGRYSSNNFQDSYVIERHLNFDEEWPFWIKKPVESDSQWDSWTNTYRDSLPYLRFFNGTYNFRFPMAELAQLVPNLSGMEILFTARVGERYYNEIVEGYSLTRVYNSSIRIAFLGDSPQVFKPSMPFTVYLIAEYHDGSPLPLDEFNAGRMEVSGTIDSRASGGRNSFDSRVLHMSQKAGVWELKLDIRHDLNLENTKQTNEFLNEIQSMRLVANYIDPSGERASTELLLLSHFSPNNHNIKVHTSTTDAKVGEYITLHVQSNFYIKDFNYLVMSKGIILVTGHENMKGGVKTMAITLSAEMAPAATIVVWHIGRYGKLLTDSLTFPVNGISRNNFTVFINNRKARTGEKVEVAIYGEPGSYVGLSAIDNAFYTMQAGNELTYANVIQKMLSFDEHTNGTFKKTWMSHDGDPDELVYYPASTFGIDANRTFDYAGLVVFTDGVVPMRPTICDAALNYSECLNGRCYRTDKRCDGYMDCEDGTDEAGCSTRNETLLVEFRKFRFNRILRHYQNVWLWKDVNIGPHGRYIFNLDVPQVPALWSVSAFGISGTRGYGMIRKPIEYVGIQPFFINVEMPTACHQGEQVGIRVAVFNYQTVDIEATVVLHSSPDYQFVHVEEDGIVRSYNPRTSFGEHQFYIYLNAQDSTNVYLPIVPTRLGEIEVTIHASTLLGAHQISRKITVEADGLPQYRHQSILLDLRNRAYLVQFMHVNVTETPIIPYEIDRYYVFGSNRARISVVGDVVGAIFPTMPINTTSLLELPMDAAEQNMFSFAANFYTIKYMRASTLRDKRTEKQAFHFMNILYQRQLSYLMEDGGFSLFRADWNQSAPSVWLTAYCAQVFGEMAGLYEYENFIFIDPYMIQKNMHWLLRHQKEDGSFWEETWLPDRKANSSAFFSRNDVVREKNVTLTAHVLITLTTVNLPAGRLAARVALSQQRALQYLQRNLATIKESGSTYEIAIVAYALMIAKAPKAEAAFTMLSAKMRSIGEFNYWGEEEVPLPPTKLENQRYFSLPRLPYKYDSLNIQTTAYALLTYVSRQEIHVDPIVAWLNAQRLTDGGWASSQDTGMAMKALTEYSTRNRVSNVTQLAIKVEATSLPGETKQLYITRKSLAQQQFLDVPNAWGTVRVEATGVGYAILQMHVQYSVDTYKFQTQPPVPAFDLTTRTIFHGRNQSHISYVICQRWINTQESIRSGMAVLDVAVPTGYMIQQQKLDSYILSQRVRNLQRARFQERKVLFYFDYLDNDYVCVNFTLERWMPVANMSRYLPIRVYDYYAPERFNETIFDSLQTYLLNICEVCGSSQCPYCSIYNIAVRFPGSIVLMLLTSIVLVARHYRIVNPNGWIFLND; encoded by the exons ATGAAGGCTAGTAAGCATCCGACCACCCGCGGGTCGGATGCAAGGACaacaccgctgctgctgcttctgtgcTTGTTCATCGCGTCCCAAGCGAACCTTCTCGTGCAAGCGCAACAATCGCAACCACAGTCGAACGATGTCAATCGCTACAACCCGCAGGACCCGTTTGGTGGCCGACAGCAGTACAACCCGCAGTATCCAAGCAGCCAGTACGATCCGAACACACGCACCAATCAAGGACTTCCACCGTCGCAGTCTTCCGGCACGAACTATCAGCGTGACTACTACGGCAACAATGCTGTAAATGGCAACAACCAAGACTCGAACAGCATCGACAGCAATCGGTTCGGGCAGGACAACCGAAATGTGGTCCTGCAGTCGACGACACCGCGCGATTACTTCAACCGCCAAACGACACCACCGTTCCGCACGCGCACTTCGAACCGCAATCCGTTCTCCAACAACGACTACGCCGCCGGCAACTCGTTCTCCCAGGGCATTACGTACTTTATCGTTGCGTCGAAAATGGTACGCCCGGGGCAGGTGTACAAGGTGGCGGTGTCGGTGCTGGAATCGCATCTGCCGCTTACGGTGCGCACGAGTATTTCGCGCGATGGCGTCGAGCTGAGCAGCGAGACGAAACCGATCACGGTCGGTGTGCCGGAAACGATGCTGATGCGGGTGCCACCGACCAGCGTGGTGGGCGAGTACAAGCTGCGGGTGGAGGGCTCGTACGACAAGAACTTTGGCGGGTACGTGTTTGCGAACGAGACGAAGCTGATCTTCTCCCAGCGCTCGATGACGATCTTCGTGCAGACGGACAAGCCGGTGTACATGCAGGGCGAAACGGTGCGGTTCCGGGCGATCCCGATCACGACCGAGCTGAAGGGCTTCGACAAGGAGATGAACGTGTACATGCTCGACCCGGCGGGGCACATTATGCGGCGGTGGCTGTCGCGCCAGTCGAACCAGGGCTCGGTCAGTCTGCAGTACCAGCTGTCGGATCAGCCGGTGTTTGGTGAGTGGAAGATAAGGATTGAGGCGCAGGGCCAGATCGAGGAGGCCCGGTTCAACGTGGAGGAGTACTACCAGACGCGGTTCGAGGTGAATGTGACGATGCCGGCCTTCTTCTTCAACACCGATCGGTACATTTACGGGCGCATTATGGCGAACTTTACGAACGGCACGCCGGTGAAGGGCAATTTGACGCTGAAGGCAACGATTCGACCGATTGGGTTCTTCAATCCGGAAGCGATCAATCAGATGAATCGCGTTGGCAATTTGGGGCGACTGACGAACCTGAACCAGAACGTGCCTTATTATCTGCAGAAGACGAACCCGGATCTGCTGAACCAGTACAACCCGCAGAACAGCTTTAGCAGTCAGATCGGGGGACGCGATCAGGGCGGATACGATGGCGTTGGGCAGGGGTACGACGGGCGCTACTCGTCCAACAACTTCCAGGACTCGTACGTGATCGAGCGCCATCTGAACTTTGACGAAGAGTGGCCGTTCTGGATCAAGAAGCCGGTCGAGAGCGACTCGCAGTGGGACTCGTGGACCAACACGTACCGGGACAGTTTGCCGTATCTGCGCTTCTTTAACGGCACGTACAACTTCCGCTTCCCGATGGCCGAGCTGGCCCAGCTGGTGCCGAACCTGTCCGGGATGGAGATCCTGTTTACGGCGCGGGTTGGCGAGCGGTACTACAACGAGATTGTGGAAGGCTACTCGCTGACGCGCGTGTACAACTCATCGATTCGTATCGCTTTCCTAGGAGATTCGCCACAG GTATTTAAACCATCGATGCCGTTTACCGTGTACCTGATCGCGGAGTACCACGACGGATCGCCCCTCCCGCTGGATGAGTTCAATGCGGGGCGCATGGAGGTGTCCGGCACGATCGATAGTCGCGCCTCCGGCGGGCGCAATTCCTTCGACAGCCGCGTCCTACACATGTCGCAGAAGGCGGGCGTGTGGGAGCTGAAGCTCGACATCCGGCACGATCTGAACCTGGAGAACACGAAGCAAACGAACGAATTCTTGAACGAAATCCAATCGATGCGGCTGGTCGCGAACTACATCGACCCGTCGGGCGAGCGAGCCTCgaccgagctgctgctgctgtcccaCTTTTCGCCCAACAACCACAACATCAAGGTGCACACGAGCACGACGGACGCGAAGGTGGGCGAGTACATAACGCTGCACGTGCAGAGCAACTTCTACATCAAGGACTTCAACTATCTGGTGATGTCGAAGGGCATCATCCTGGTGACGGGGCACGAAAACATGAAGGGCGGCGTCAAGACGATGGCAATCACGCTGAGCGCGGAGATGGCACCGGCCGCTACGATCGTGGTGTGGCACATCGGGCGGTACGGGAAGCTGCTGACGGACAGTTTGACCTTCCCGGTGAATGGCATTTCGCGCAACAATTTTACGGTGTTCATTAACAACCGGAAGGCGCGGACGGGCGAGAAGGTGGAGGTGGCGATCTACGGGGAACCGGGCTCGTACGTGGGCCTGTCCGCGATCGACAACGCGTTCTACACGATGCAGGCGGGCAATGAGCTGACGTACGCGAACGTCATTCAGAAGATGCTGTCGTTCGATGAGCACACGAACGGGACGTTCAAGAAGACGTGGATGTCGCACGACGGTGATCCGGATGAGCTGGTGTACTATCCGGCGTCCACGTTCGGGATCGATGCGAACAGGACGTTCGATTATGCGGGGCTGGTTGTGTTCACGGATGGGGTGGTGCCGATGCGACCGACGATTTGTGATGCGGCGCTGAACTACAGTGAGTGTTTGAATGGGCGCTGCTATCGGACGGACAAGCGGTGCGATGGGTACATGGACTGTGAGGACGGGACGGATGAGGCTGGGTGTAGCACGCGCAACGAGACACTGCTGGTTGAGTTCCGAAAGTTCCGGTTCAACCGGATCCTGCGCCACTATCAGAACGTTTGGCTGTGGAAGGACGTGAACATTGGGCCGCATGGGCGTTACATCTTCAATCTGGATGTGCCGCAGGTGCCAGCGCTGTGGTCGGTTTCGGCGTTCGGGATTAGTGGGACGCGCGGGTACGGCATGATACGCAAACCGATCGAGTACGTGGGCATTCAGCCGTTCTTCATCAATGTGGAGATGCCGACCGCCTGCCATCAGGGTGAGCAGGTGGGCATAAGGGTGGCGGTGTTCAACTACCAGACGGTGGACATCGAGGCGACGGTGGTGCTGCACAGCTCGCCCGACTATCAGTTCGTGCACGTGGAGGAGGACGGTATAGTGCGGTCGTACAATCCGCGCACCTCGTTCGGCGAGCATCAGTTCTACATCTACCTGAACGCGCAGGACTCGACCAACGTGTATCTGCCGATCGTGCCGACGCGGTTGGGTGAGATCGAGGTAACGATCCACGCCTCCACGCTGCTCGGTGCGCATCAGATCAGCCGCAAGATTACGGTGGAGGCGGACGGGCTGCCACAGTACCGCCACCAGTCCATCCTGCTCGATCTGCGCAACCGTGCCTATCTGGTGCAGTTCATGCACGTGAACGTCACGGAAACGCCCATCATCCCGTACGAGATCGATCGGTACTATGTGTTCGGTTCGAATCGGGCGCGCATCTCCGTGGTCGGTGATGTGGTCGGCGCCATCTTTCCCACCATGCCCATCAACACCACGTCGCTGCTGGAGCTGCCGATGGATGCGGCGGAACAGAACATGTTCAGCTTTGCCGCCAACTTCTACACCATCAAGTACATGCGCGCGAGTACGCTGCGCGACAAACGGACGGAAAAGCAAGCGTTCCACTTTATGAACATACTGTACCAGCGGCAGCTGAGCTACCTGATGGAGGACGGTGGCTTTTCGCTGTTCCGTGCCGACTGGAACCAGTCCGCACCGTCCGTCTGGCTGACCGCGTACTGTGCGCAGGTGTTTGGCGAGATGGCCGGGTTGTACGAGTACGAGAACTTTATCTTCATCGATCCGTACATGATACAGAAGAATATGCATTGGCTGTTGCGCCACCAGAAGGAGGATGGCTCGTTCTGGGAGGAAACGTGGCTGCCCGACCGGAAGGCTAACAGTTCCGCGTTCTTTTCGCGCAACGATGTGGTGCGTGAGAAGAATGTAACGCTAACGGCGCACGTGCTTATAACGCTAACGACCGTTAACTTGCCAGCTGGG AGACTTGCGGCAAGGGTAGCGTTATCACAGCAAAGAGCGTTACAGTACTTGCAGCGCAATTTGGCCACGATAAAGGAGTCCGGTTCGACGTACGAAATAGCAATCGTCGCGTACGCACTGATGATAGCGAAGGCACCGAAGGCGGAGGCCGCTTTTACGATGCTTTCCGCAAAGATGCGATCAATTG GCGAATTTAACTACTGGGGCGAAGAGGAAGTGCCACTGCCACCGACCAAGCTGGAAAATCAGCGCTACTTCTCGCTGCCCCGCCTGCCGTACAAGTACGATTCGCTCAACATCCAAACGACGGCTTACGCGCTGCTGACGTACGTGTCGCGGCAAGAGATACACGTCGATCCGATCGTGGCATGGTTGAACGCCCAGCGCCTGACCGATGGTGGCTGGGCCTCGAGTCAGGATACGGGCATGGCGATGAAGGCGCTGACCGAGTACAGTACGCGCAATCGCGTTTCGAACGTGACGCAGCTCGCCATCAAGGTGGAGGCAACGTCCCTGCCCGGCGAAACGAAGCAGCTGTACATTACGCGCAAGAGCTTAGCTCAGCAGCAGTTTTTGGAT GTGCCTAATGCTTGGGGTACGGTGCGAGTGGAGGCAACCGGTGTCGGCTATGCCATCCTTCAGATGCACGTCCAGTACTCGGTCGATACGTACAAGTTCCAGACGCAACCGCCCGTGCCGGCCTTCGATCTGACCACGCGGACGATCTTCCACGGCAGGAATCAGTCGCACATCAGCTACGTCATCTGTCAACG ATGGATCAACACGCAGGAATCGATCCGCTCGGGTATGGCGGTACTGGATGTGGCCGTACCGACCGGCTACATGATACAGCAGCAGAAGCTCGACTCGTACATCCTCAGCCAGCGGGTGCGCAATCTCCAGCGGGCTCGCTTCCAGGAGCGAAAGGTGCTCTTCTACTTCGACTAT CTGGATAACGATTATGTTTGCGTGAACTTTACACTGGAACGATGGATGCCGGTAGCCAACATGTCACGCTACCTACCGATCCGTGTGTACGATTACTACGCGCCAG AACGCTTCAATGAGACCATCTTTGATTCGCTGCAAACCTACCTGCTGAACATCTGCGAAGTGTGCGGCAGCTCGCAGTGCCCGTACTGCTCGATCTACAACATTGCCGTCCGCTTCCCGGGCTCGAtcgtgctgatgctgctgaccAGCATCGTGCTCGTGGCCCGCCACTACCGAATAGTCAATCCAAATGGGTGGATTTTCCTCAACGATTAA